In a genomic window of Zingiber officinale cultivar Zhangliang chromosome 9B, Zo_v1.1, whole genome shotgun sequence:
- the LOC122023134 gene encoding ethylene-responsive transcription factor ERF017-like — protein MDREGERSGPAPVKYKGVRLRKWGKWVAEVRFPNSRKRLWLGSFPSPDMAARAYDAAMLCLRGPDEKHYFNFPDKLPDIVAPEWLSRLEIKDKAVRYAREGARGSQASPAMERGDSGGGGEEAAEKDGGGEGNSGINDVLPPEFIYGDHLALDWSVADQDYWSDGGDNDGDILGSIQLWSFD, from the coding sequence ATGGACCGGGAGGGAGAGAGGTCTGGGCCGGCGCCGGTGAAGTATAAGGGGGTGCGGCTGCGGAAGTGGGGCAAGTGGGTGGCGGAGGTGCGGTTCCCCAACAGCCGGAAGCGCCTGTGGCTGGGGTCGTTCCCGTCACCGGATATGGCTGCTAGGGCCTACGACGCCGCCATGCTCTGTCTCCGCGGCCCCGACGAGAAGCACTACTTCAACTTCCCCGACAAGCTGCCGGACATAGTGGCCCCCGAGTGGTTAAGCCGGCTCGAGATAAAGGACAAGGCGGTGAGGTACGCACGAGAAGGCGCGAGGGGATCGCAAGCTTCGCCGGCGATGGAGAGGGGCGACAGTGGCGGCGGTGGCGAGGAGGCTGCAGAGAAGGACGGAGGCGGAGAGGGCAACTCAGGAATTAATGATGTGTTGCCGCCGGAGTTTATCTACGGCGATCATTTGGCATTGGACTGGAGCGTAGCCGATCAGGATTACTGGAGCGACGGCGGCGATAACGACGGTGATATTTTGGGTTCGATTCAACTGTGGAGCTTTGACTGA